A region from the Brassica napus cultivar Da-Ae chromosome C8, Da-Ae, whole genome shotgun sequence genome encodes:
- the LOC125591465 gene encoding probable arabinosyltransferase ARAD2, with amino-acid sequence MVPKITSMAVAKPLCSVSCLLLSSSLVFVVSLLFFFSNSLTSDQNPRISLDTYQTGINVFVAELPRSLNYGLLDKYWSSSPDSRIPSDPDHPTRKTNSPKPEKYPPYPENPLIKQYSAEYWIMGDLETPPEKRTGSFAKRVFSESEADVVFVPFFATLSAEMELGNGKGSSFRKKSGNEDYQRQRQVLDFLRNTQAWKRSGGRDHVFVLTDPVAMWHVRQEIALSILLVVDFGGWFRQDSKSFNGTSLPERIEHTQVSVIKDVIVPYTHLLPRLDLSQNKRRHSLLYFKGAKHRHRGGLIREKLWDLLVDEHGIVMEEGFPNATGREQSIRGMRNSEFCLHPAGDTPTSCRLFDAIQSLCIPVIVSDNIELPFEGMIDYSEFSVFVSVSDALRPKWLANHLRNFSERDKETFRSRMAKGQSVFVYDNGKADGIGPIQHDGAVNHIWKKVQQKVPMVKEAVFRERRKPAGTSVPLRCQCI; translated from the exons ATGGTTCCTAAGATCACATCAATGGCGGTCGCTAAACCTCTCTGCTCAGTCTCTTGCTTActcctctcttcctctctcgTCTTCGTCGTCtcgcttctcttcttcttctccaattcCTTAACATCCGACCAAAATCCGAGGATCTCTCTCGATACCTATCAAACGGGCATCAACGTCTTCGTAGCTGAGCTTCCGAGATCCCTAAACTATGGTCTTCTCGACAAGTACTGGTCCTCTTCCCCAGATTCACGCATACCCAGCGACCCGGATCACCCGACCCGTAAAACCAATTCACCCAAACCCGAGAAATACCCACCGTACCCGGAGAATCCGCTGATTAAGCAGTACAGTGCAGAGTACTGGATCATGGGAGACCTCGAGACTCCACCGGAGAAGCGTACTGGATCTTTCGCCAAAAGGGTTTTCAGCGAATCCGAAGCTGATGTAGTGTTCGTGCCCTTCTTCGCGACTCTAAGCGCGGAGATGGAGCTTGGAAATGGAAAAGGCTCCTCCTTTAGGAAGAAATCTGGAAACGAAGACTATCAGAGACAGAGACAAGTTCTCGACTTTTTGAGGAACACTCAAGCTTGGAAGCGATCCGGTGGACGTGATCACGTCTTTGTTCTAACTG ACCCTGTTGCAATGTGGCATGTCCGCCAGGAGATTGCTTTATCCATTCTACTAGTTGTGGATTTTGGAGGATGGTTCAGACAAGATTCCAAGTCTTTCAACGGTACTAGCTTGCCTGAGAGGATAGAGCATACTCAAGTCTCTGTCATTAAGGATGTGATTGTTCCATACACGCATCTTCTTCCTAGGCTAGATTTGTCTCAGAACAAGAGACGTCACAGCCTACTTTATTTCAAAGGCGCTAAGCACAGACATCGG GGAGGGTTAATAAGAGAAAAACTATGGGACTTGCTGGTGGATGAACACGGCATTGTCATGGAAGAAGGTTTCCCTAATGCAACGGGAAGAGAACAATCGATAAGAGGAATGAGAAACTCAGAGTTTTGCTTGCATCCAGCCGGTGACACTCCCACTTCGTGCCGTCTCTTTGACGCCATACAAAGCCTATGCATCCCTGTGATTGTCAGCGACAACATAGAGCTCCCGTTTGAAGGAATGATAGATTACTCAGAGTTCTCAGTCTTTGTCTCCGTAAGTGATGCATTAAGGCCTAAATGGTTGGCTAATCATCTCAGAAATTTCTCTGAAAGAGACAAGGAAACCTTCAGAAGTAGAATGGCAAAGGGTCAGTCGGTTTTTGTGTATGACAATGGTAAAGCGGATGGTATTGGACCGATTCAACACGATGGTGCGGTGAATCACATATGGAAGAAGGTTCAACAGAAGGTGCCAATGGTGAAGGAAGCAGTGTTTAGGGAGAGGAGAAAACCAGCTGGTACTTCTGTTCCTCTTCGATGTCAATGTatctaa
- the LOC106415467 gene encoding phospholipase ABHD3-like isoform X2 produces the protein MDDPIPSPYDLLFQALSLIPTRHYLYALFILWTVFFYNFLEFHFLGDTLLNYFKCRVNLIFQPDSPLYNDVVSRCRILHGRYVATPWLASPHLQTCFLNFNGLPPVFSYTRQLFRASDGGTIALDWLTNSDVLDGDLRNQREITKQDTTPIAVVVPGLTNDSSSAYLKHLAYNTAKSGWNVVISNHRGLGGVSVTSDRFYNAGWTEDIRVVIRYLQQEYPLAPLFAIGTSIGANILVKYLGEEGEKTPLRGAVAICSPWDLLVYLPDIETKVVRQSSHHRTSRHEPQYTRLADWEGIKKSRSIRDFDNHATCHVGKFETVDTYYRKSSSTQYVGNVAVPLLCISALDDPLCTKEAIPWEECWANKNIVLATTNHGGHLAFFEGLTASSLWWVRATNEFLGALSCSRHMHVQKIQESRSSESGKQEEPSINQGPYLNTAEDGLVAAVKYEQNTNITAPSSEEATQLLNQTGPQCEDNVTKTSFNKLCRQRKGSIWLVGYISVVTGFPLVGMLINYLLRKKQRPTTSPNL, from the exons ATGGACGATCCAATTCCATCTCCATACGACCTTCTCTTCCAAGCTCTCTCGCTCATCCCAACTCGTCACTACCTCTACGCTCTCTTCATTCTCTGGACTGTCTTCTTCTACAATTTTCTCGAGTTCCACTTCCTTGGTGATACGCTTCTGAACTATTTCAAATGCCGCGTTAATCTCATCTTCCAACCAGATTCTCCTCTTTACAACGACGTTGTTTCTCGCTGCCGCATTCTTCACGGCCG ATATGTGGCGACTCCGTGGTTAGCGAGTCCTCATCTTCAGACATGTTTCCTTAATTTCAACGGACTGCCTCCTGTTTTCTCCTACACAAG GCAGCTCTTTCGCGCTTCTGATGGTGGAACCATTGCATTGGACTGGCTGACCAACTCTGATG TTCTTGATGGGGACCTTCGCAATCAGAGAGAGATCACAAAGCAAGACACAACTCCCATTGCTGTTGTTGTTCCAGGCTTAACTAATGATTCTTCTTCTGCC TACCTAAAGCACCTTGCCTACAACACTGCAAAATCAGGTTGGAATGTTGTTATTAGCAATCATAGAGGACTCGGTGGTGTTTCTGTTACT TCCGATCGCTTCTATAATGCTGGATGGACTGAGGATATACGGGTAGTTATTCGTTATCTTCAACAGGAGTACCCATTGGCTCCTCTCTTTGCTATTGGAACTAGCATTGGAGCTAATATTCTG GTTAAATACCTTGGGGAAGAGGGTGAAAAGACTCCTCTCAGGGGTGCTGTGGCTATTTGCTCCCCATGGGACCTCTTG GTTTATCTGCCGGACATTGAAACAAAAGTTGTACGACAGAGCTCTCACCATCGGACTTCAAG ACATGAACCTCAGTATACAAGGCTTGCTGATTGGGAAGGCATAAAAAAG TCACGTTCCATCCGAGATTTTGACAATCATGCTACCTGTCATGTCGGGAAATTTGAG ACTGTGGATACGTATTACCGAAAATCTAGCAGTACCCAATACGTAGGAAACGTGGCGGTGCCACTACTCTGTATCAGTGCTCTAGATGATCCGTTATGCACAAAGGAAGCTATTCCTTGGGAGGAATGCTG GGCAAACAAAAACATTGTCTTGGCGACAACGAATCACGGGGGACATCTAGCATTCTTCGAAGGACTAACTGCATCTAGCTTGTG GTGGGTTCGGGCCACCAATGAGTTTCTTGGCGCCCTTAGCTGCAGTCGTCATATGCATGTACAGAAA ATTCAAGAAAGTAGAAGCTCAGAATCAGGGAAGCAGGAGGAGCCTTCGATAAACCAAGGCCCGTACCTAAACACTGCAGAAGACGGGTTGGTGGCAGCAGTCAAGTACGAGCAAAACACCAATATCACTGCTCCATCATCAGAAGAAGCAACACAACTATTGAACCAGACCGGACCACAGTGTGAGGATAATGTAACAAAGACAAGCTTTAACAAACTATGCCGGCAGAGAAAAGGATCCATATGGTTGGTTGGTTACATAAGCGTGGTAACAGGTTTCCCCTTAGTTGGGATGCTCATAAACTACCTCTTGCGTAAGAAGCAACGACCCACAACATCCCCCAACCTCTGA
- the LOC106415467 gene encoding phospholipase ABHD3-like isoform X1, protein MDDPIPSPYDLLFQALSLIPTRHYLYALFILWTVFFYNFLEFHFLGDTLLNYFKCRVNLIFQPDSPLYNDVVSRCRILHGRYVATPWLASPHLQTCFLNFNGLPPVFSYTRQLFRASDGGTIALDWLTNSDVLDGDLRNQREITKQDTTPIAVVVPGLTNDSSSAYLKHLAYNTAKSGWNVVISNHRGLGGVSVTSDRFYNAGWTEDIRVVIRYLQQEYPLAPLFAIGTSIGANILVKYLGEEGEKTPLRGAVAICSPWDLLIGDRFICRTLKQKLYDRALTIGLQGYAQLHEPQYTRLADWEGIKKSRSIRDFDNHATCHVGKFETVDTYYRKSSSTQYVGNVAVPLLCISALDDPLCTKEAIPWEECWANKNIVLATTNHGGHLAFFEGLTASSLWWVRATNEFLGALSCSRHMHVQKIQESRSSESGKQEEPSINQGPYLNTAEDGLVAAVKYEQNTNITAPSSEEATQLLNQTGPQCEDNVTKTSFNKLCRQRKGSIWLVGYISVVTGFPLVGMLINYLLRKKQRPTTSPNL, encoded by the exons ATGGACGATCCAATTCCATCTCCATACGACCTTCTCTTCCAAGCTCTCTCGCTCATCCCAACTCGTCACTACCTCTACGCTCTCTTCATTCTCTGGACTGTCTTCTTCTACAATTTTCTCGAGTTCCACTTCCTTGGTGATACGCTTCTGAACTATTTCAAATGCCGCGTTAATCTCATCTTCCAACCAGATTCTCCTCTTTACAACGACGTTGTTTCTCGCTGCCGCATTCTTCACGGCCG ATATGTGGCGACTCCGTGGTTAGCGAGTCCTCATCTTCAGACATGTTTCCTTAATTTCAACGGACTGCCTCCTGTTTTCTCCTACACAAG GCAGCTCTTTCGCGCTTCTGATGGTGGAACCATTGCATTGGACTGGCTGACCAACTCTGATG TTCTTGATGGGGACCTTCGCAATCAGAGAGAGATCACAAAGCAAGACACAACTCCCATTGCTGTTGTTGTTCCAGGCTTAACTAATGATTCTTCTTCTGCC TACCTAAAGCACCTTGCCTACAACACTGCAAAATCAGGTTGGAATGTTGTTATTAGCAATCATAGAGGACTCGGTGGTGTTTCTGTTACT TCCGATCGCTTCTATAATGCTGGATGGACTGAGGATATACGGGTAGTTATTCGTTATCTTCAACAGGAGTACCCATTGGCTCCTCTCTTTGCTATTGGAACTAGCATTGGAGCTAATATTCTG GTTAAATACCTTGGGGAAGAGGGTGAAAAGACTCCTCTCAGGGGTGCTGTGGCTATTTGCTCCCCATGGGACCTCTTG ATTGGTGACAGGTTTATCTGCCGGACATTGAAACAAAAGTTGTACGACAGAGCTCTCACCATCGGACTTCAAGGTTATGCCCAATT ACATGAACCTCAGTATACAAGGCTTGCTGATTGGGAAGGCATAAAAAAG TCACGTTCCATCCGAGATTTTGACAATCATGCTACCTGTCATGTCGGGAAATTTGAG ACTGTGGATACGTATTACCGAAAATCTAGCAGTACCCAATACGTAGGAAACGTGGCGGTGCCACTACTCTGTATCAGTGCTCTAGATGATCCGTTATGCACAAAGGAAGCTATTCCTTGGGAGGAATGCTG GGCAAACAAAAACATTGTCTTGGCGACAACGAATCACGGGGGACATCTAGCATTCTTCGAAGGACTAACTGCATCTAGCTTGTG GTGGGTTCGGGCCACCAATGAGTTTCTTGGCGCCCTTAGCTGCAGTCGTCATATGCATGTACAGAAA ATTCAAGAAAGTAGAAGCTCAGAATCAGGGAAGCAGGAGGAGCCTTCGATAAACCAAGGCCCGTACCTAAACACTGCAGAAGACGGGTTGGTGGCAGCAGTCAAGTACGAGCAAAACACCAATATCACTGCTCCATCATCAGAAGAAGCAACACAACTATTGAACCAGACCGGACCACAGTGTGAGGATAATGTAACAAAGACAAGCTTTAACAAACTATGCCGGCAGAGAAAAGGATCCATATGGTTGGTTGGTTACATAAGCGTGGTAACAGGTTTCCCCTTAGTTGGGATGCTCATAAACTACCTCTTGCGTAAGAAGCAACGACCCACAACATCCCCCAACCTCTGA
- the LOC125591463 gene encoding uncharacterized protein LOC125591463 — translation MSMLDSFFNKGFKAAKCKTLLKLTIPRIKLIRNRREAQIKQMRREIAKLLETGQEATARIRVEHIIREEKMLAAQEIIELFCELIAVRLPIIEAQRECPLDLKEAISSVCFAAPRCSDLTELQQVQLLFFSKYGKEFVAAASELKPDSGVNRKLVELLSVRAPSPETKLKLLKEIAQEHQLDWDPASTETDLFKSHEDLLDGPKQFGGGSKVPLKEEQDKGSHLTMLSLSRPEEQRQSDSDSEYEELDFPEVPNVLLRPTPAATPESAAKPAATCEHTSLDLPFDSESAGEDNLASKRDEHTAKASSTVVEGQTESDPVKQNSYSPPPVGVVGSFSTNESDAPKKISDLDLQDVLTAAQAAADSAERAAAAARSAASLAQLRINELTKKTPEQSPESLIENPFYSSPPQQTMEKAQFDHQNSSVSSYGDHTEFQKEESSSLFSHQTERLPSMEKPQFDHQNSPASSYGDLTDFQLGDYSSPFNHDRNNHHQAGRLPSFEKTRFDHLNSSVSSYGDVTELQRPENSSFDRLTPGQDHQQMRLPSREDDPYYSYPNLFTSQNLDRSPGSRSFSDTSKPAHDS, via the exons ATGTCGATGCTCGATTCGTTCTTCAATAAAGGTTTCAAAGCTGCAAAATG CAAAACGTTGCTGAAGTTAACGATCCCTCGGATAAAGCTAATCAGGAACCGAAGAGAAGCACAGATTAAGCAAATGCGCCGCGAAATCGCTAAGCTTCTCGAGACTGGTCAAGAAGCCACTGCTCGAATTCGT gttGAGCATATTATAAGGGAAGAGAAGATGTTGGCTGCTCAAGAGATCATAGAGCTCTTCTGTGAGCTCATTGCTGTTCGCCTCCCAATTATTGAGGCTCAAAG GGAATGTCCTCTAGATCTAAAAGAAGCAATCTCAAGTGTATGTTTTGCTGCGCCAAGGTGCTCTGATTTGACAGAGCTGCAGCAGGTTCAGCTACTATTCTTTTCCAAATACGGCAAGGAGTTCGTCGCAGCTGCATCTGAGCTGAAGCCTGATTCTGGTGTCAATCGTAAG TTGGTGGAGTTGCTGTCTGTGCGTGCACCTTCCCCAGAAACCAAGCTGAAACTTCTCAAGGAAATTGCACAAGAACATCAACTTGATTGGGACCCTGCTTCTACTGAAACTGATCTCTTCAAATCGCATGAGGATCTCCTT GATGGACCAAAGCAATTTGGTGGAGGCTCTAAGGTCCCATTAAAGGAGGAACAAGATAAAGGGTCACATTTGACAATGCTATCTCTTTCACGTCCAGAGGAACAAAGACAATCTGATTCTGATTCAGAGTATGAAGAATTAGACTTTCCCGAGGTTCCAAATGTCTTGCTGCGGCCCACTCCTGCCGCTACCCCTGAAAGTGCAGCGAAACCTGCCGCCACTTGTGAACACACCTCTCTCGACTTGCCCTTTGATTCAGAGAGTGCAGGAGAGGATAATCTGGCTTCCAAAAGAGATGAACATACTGCAAAAGCAAGCAGCACTGTCGTCGAAGGCCAGACGGAATCTGATCCCGTGAAACAGAACAGTTATTCTCCACCACCTGTTGGTGTAGTAGGATCCTTCTCTACAAACGAGAGTGATGCTCCAAAGAAAATATCGGATTTGGACTTGCAGGATGTCCTAACGGCTGCTCAAGCTGCTGCTGATTCAGCAGAACGTGCGGCAGCAGCTGCCCGTTCAGCTGCAAGTCTTGCACAGCTCAGAATCAACGAGCTCACGAAGAAGACGCCTGAACAGTCTCCTGAGAGCCTGATTGAGAACCCTTTCTATTCAAGCCCACCACAACAGACAATGGAAAAGGCGCAATTTGATCATCAGAATTCTTCGGTCAGCAGCTACGGAGATCACACTGAGTTCCAAAAGGAAGAGTCTTCATCACTTTTCAGCCACCAAACAGAGAGACTCCCCTCAATGGAAAAACCACAATTTGATCACCAAAACTCACCTGCCAGCAGCTATGGAGATCTTACTGATTTCCAACTAGGTGACTATTCATCACCTTTTAACCATGACCGAAACAACCACCACCAAGCAGGGAGACTCCCTTCATTTGAAAAAACTCGTTTTGATCATCTGAATTCATCAGTCAGCAGCTATGGCGATGTTACAGAGCTCCAGAGACCCGAGAACTCGTCATTTGACAGACTCACCCCTGGCCAGGACCACCAGCAAATGAGACTACCTTCGAGggaagatgatccatattacTCATACCCTAATCTGTTCACATCGCAGAATCTTGACCGCTCACCCGGCTCTCGTTCATTTTCGGACACTTCAAAACCTGCCCATGATTCTTGA